From Amia ocellicauda isolate fAmiCal2 chromosome 12, fAmiCal2.hap1, whole genome shotgun sequence, a single genomic window includes:
- the znf638 gene encoding zinc finger protein 638 isoform X1: protein MSHPMYNPRGAFPGQRPMVSNQFGMNAPPGMDMGGGCLGPQGMTSTGIMSQMMPQQMSFQMPQRNPPLPPDIESSIDLHIRGAREEVRMLNQVLQQQKLDPRLRKESREDVLSPGSGFSGQRLSARTEERTPDWSAYQNPPTKLFATQVVPQQAQATKMFSSLGYGNPAERMQAGGARGPSESHPVPMPAERRQTRYTTESATSILASFGLSNEDLELLSHYPDEQLTPDNLPFILRDIRVRKAKRNFGDLEHSRPSPGAQEHLSSEPRQSKVIDYGHSSKFGYSEGSSETFKREQLTKDTTKSNFASTGAPTSMPSKFAMDAVVSSPSFSSESKRAASCSLPKKLQMDVSKQQHSSNAKTLSSVRDPTSDKQAASNRTTAPHGTRPNLVNLVESSGVAKPGYSAPKPAWVPSFPHGDASAMKRLPTPTMMNDYYAASPRIFPHTCSLCNVECMLIKDWIEHQNNNLHIENCRRLRKQYPEWNPEAFSSLRNESKSTPPRRSPKRRSRSRSRSWSHSLSPWRYRGRSGSRGRGRRSRSRSRSRSSRRYRRSRTRSRSPSPRWIPRRRSRTPPSRRSHSRSPGYLRRSPPRGSRRVSPRRRCRSSSNERLAKKLIQSSGLSVSENTTLEAMMQSLAPAILAELAKKKAGTSSSSKTNTSVSKITKKNEPTEKHGSSASGKSSSSVAKSSSSSMGKSSSSAAAKSSSKAPAKSSSKESDSTNKTVKVKKKSAQPGNYLVRLKNLPIDVKHQEVVDAVKPFGKINNTVLLKALEEATVLMEKEEEAKALTEFAKRSRLLIRGKLVEAILEENDMVIKDPKKTPIIKKKEMAAAKTPTTTQTTKPSPAKNTGVLIYCTDTTSKKNKDKKYFQDLGKKGVVQICGLPEIGYVESDLTKLAIPFGFATELIIVPSHRMAFMELPDMQSAEAMVNIYKSIPVKVRDTELTITQLKKPFDLHDPEALFKQVLGLQKPVDVTGLMERLVIVYNMPNGRSAATEVQVLVRKFGSIKQYVALTNKIIFEMKTPNFAKAVFYRFKKFPCIIQNHPLTFSLHPKIIVKEELMKDKQMKAEAKSIKAGNKAPEGTKKAAVSLKAKPAAQGKPQTTPAVTHGTGKPAQPIAVASTPPTPTGSAAVKKAPTDGQTVNTSTPALALTPPSSSAAAAGAAKASEPAVKMETTASSQPETDGKSASPQQSPPIETQLSVQSVDASASETIESSKSLPDTNKNLKVTSDETAANKEVSQILPDARSPTEDASKPPASTQCKEDSVSSADQSKQVACAQQLIDGSEKKDHSSPAGIGHTEVSSESPPVEENLTCSAAGKSDGEIAEGPNSSTVVSLIKEEANKSSDQMPVFTPIQEKTNEETARNLGDSLNKPTSETNRKSPESNDPSVSSNQARKVQIMTVDSLFQPDSSKTVCANDPEASSKSAGSVVSCSQSIELKEPMVSSSSIPVCDKSAIAVNAVSGQPVETQDTSVPVKTVTETSPEPAKVVVPIAPLGKPNADKNSSDTVSKDTSTKMSGPSVTTAASSVAEKVPTERLSLLPSTPAGNPAQVRREGALELLEDVDTKPLDFPPVTEEILRALEAAVHECRMRSSLRRAENSGEQPSQGGEESKTSRGRGGSKAAGRRDELPPDRELRRRGRGLGEEELEVARPSTASRGSCAGGRRGRQASSPSSVSRRSKEHDDRERRSSSSEESKQKSCNSGRSSRSSRSSFKAQEEKMTEKTADSGDISDEMMGMFPFDLDEFVTVDEVGDEADSLSQEQEQKPESEPSVGEEMPPQHHTTPATERPGKRKNTEDTAALPGLRSKQPRTGVTVTGSPAGRLQKKPTLPAQKPQKKTSAVKPKQQKKGAGKAGARKTRAKAAAAAAVAETALELEDENDMGEDIEGKLEESTGSVPEEMEEGQQTESESLMASVHIQEAELGPSVLADEHNSVAEAELTKSLKTEEANLVPELQKASTADESQGISVAPSGGTELKTAPFASAVIEGISKVREQEDSVPDGQATSKDEGAAAESPGLATVASMAAALVTLDEVSEEEEDYPDDDEEDLLCQGLGGVSDPEALVTVDEVGGDEDPFLQAVRDLQALVTLDEIVEEEEEERAGSCRSADTEPFPFGLQDESGDAFPPEHALLTLDETQCDEEVEEDNEKSLDQPEEVPPPPSDTAEPSEQKEEPPCEEEEEEGLEELRRMNFVTVDEVGEEEELPPPMEEPLPEEDAPRPAKQKPGRPKKRGRQSTGTPVRKSARGRPRAAKAANEEKEELPESQAEESVTEPMDTPHCPSAPQGTSISVSPLRDSVQQPSPTPSAQEPVAEAEHPDIQTAPSETVAEVVQVKAEPSEPMAVSGAGNGTPAKDLLVTKPENPTSPLLKREPTDTNQFPATRAAVKEETKQRRVTAETEEPEAKRSRSASPFLTNFKMPPFDPESPIGLEFVVPKTGFFCKLCSLFYGSEEAAKKTHCSSLKHYQNMEKFVLKQKAQQAADSTEGSSKGAASV from the exons ATGTCCCACCCAATGTACAACCCTCGAGGTGCCTTCCCTGGCCAGAGACCCATGGTTTCCAACCAGTTTGGTATGAATGCTCCCCCTGGAATGGATATGGGTGGTGGATGCTTAGGCCCTCAAGGTATGACATCCACAGGAATAATGTCACAAATGATGCCTCAGCAGATGAGCTTCCAGATGCCCCAGCGCAACCCCCCTCTGCCCCCAGATATAGAGTCCTCAATAGACCTGCATATCCGCGGAGCCCGAGAAGAGGTACGAATGCTGAACCAAGTGCTACAGCAGCAGAAGCTTGACCCTCGGCTGAGGAAGGAATCCAGGGAAGATGTACTATCCCCAGGATCAGGATTTTCCGGTCAGAGGCTCTCTGCCAGGACTGAAGAACGCACCCCCGACTGGTCAGCCTACCAGAATCCACCGACCAAGCTCTTTGCTACTCAAGTGGTCCCACAACAAGCTCAGGCAACTAAGATGTTCTCATCCCTGGGGTATGGAAATCCTGCAGAGAGGATGCAAGCCGGAGGAGCAAGGGGGCCTTCAGAGAGCCATCCTGTACCGATGCCTGCAGAGCGGCGGCAGACCAGATACACCACTGAGAGTGCCACCAGTATCCTCGCCAGCTTTGGGCTGTCCAACGAGGACTTGGAACTGCTGAGCCACTACCCGGATGAGCAGCTCACCCCAGACAATCTGCCCTTCATTTTACGGGATATCAGGGTCAGGAAGGCGAAACGCAATTTTGGCGATTTAGAACATTCCCGACCCTCCCCTGGTGCCCAAGAACACCTCAGCAGTGAACCTCGCCAAAGCAAAGTCATAGACTATGGACACTCAAGCAAGTTTGGCTATTCCGAGGGCAGCTCAGAGACTTTCAAACGGGAGCAGCTGACGAAAGACACGACCAAGTCTAATTTTGCTTCCACAGGAGCTCCAACCAGCATGCCTTCCAAATTTGCGATGGATGCGGTGGTCTCCAGTCCATCCTTTTCAAGTGAGTCCAAGCGTGCTGCATCTTGCAGCCTGCCTAAGAAACTACAGATGGATGTGAGTAAGCAGCAGCACAGCAGTAATGCCAAGACCCTGAGCAGCGTGAGAGATCCCACTTCAGACAAGCAGGCTGCTTCCAACAGAACCACTGCTCCTCATGGTACAAGACCCAATCTAGTCAATCTGGTTGAAAGCAGTGGAGTGGCAAAACCGGGCTACTCTGCACCCAAACCCGCCTGGGTTCCATCATTCCCACACGGTGATGCCTCCGCTATGAAGAGACTGCCGACTCCAACCATGATGAACGATTACTACGCAGCCTCCCCAAGAATCTTTCCCCATACATGTTCTCTGTGTAACGTAGAATGTATGCTGATAAAG GACTGGATAGAACATCAGAACAACAACCTTCATATTGAGAACTGCAGACGGCTACGCAAACA ATATCCAGAGTGGAACCCGGAGGCCTTTTCAAGTTTGAG GAATGAGTCCAAAAGTACTCCTCCGCGCCGAAGCCCGAAGAGACGGAGCCGCTCCCGAAGCCGCTCGTGGTCCCACTCCCTCAGCCCGTGGCGGTACCGGGGCCGCTCTGGCTCTCGGGGACGGGGGCGGCGCTCTCGCTCCCGCTCCCGATCCCGCAGCTCCCGCAGGTACCGCCGCAGCAGGACGCGCAGCCGCTCCCCGAGCCCACGTTGGATCCCTCGGCGCAGGTCTCGCACCCCGCCTTCCCGTCGCTCCCACTCCCGCAGCCCCGGGTACCTGCGCCGCTCCCCCCCTCGTGGTTCCCGTCGGGTGAGCCCCCGCAGGCGATGCAGATCTTCCAGCAATGAGAGGCTGGCCAAGAAGCTCATCCAGTCATCAG GGCTATCCGTCTCTGAGAACACCACTTTGGAGGCCATGATGCAGTCTCTGGCTCCAGCCATCCTGGCAGAGCTGGCCAAGAAGAAGGCAGGGACCTCTTCCTCCTCTAAGACCAATACATCTGTCAGCAAGATCACTAAGAAGAATGAGCCTACAGAAAAACACGGATCCTCTGCATCTGGGAAATCCAGCTCTTCAGTTGCCAAGTCTAGCTCTTCCTCCATGGGGAAATCCAGCTCTTCAGCAGCAGCAAAATCTTCATCCAAGGCTCCAGCAAAATCCTCAAGCAAGGAATCGGACTCCACCAACAAA ACTGTTAAGGTGAAGAAGAAGAGTGCTCAGCCAGGCAATTATTTGGTCCGTCTGAAGAATTTGCCCATCGATGTCAAGCACCAAGAAGTTGTTGATGCTGTAAAGCCCTTTGGCAAAATCAATAATACGGTGCTTTTAAAGGCTCTGGAAGAG GCAACTGTATTGATGGAAAAGGAAGAGGAAGCCAAAGCTTTGACTGAATTTGCAAAACGTTCCCGTTTGTTAATAAGGGGCAAGCTAGTCGAAGCCATCTTGGAAGAAAAT GATATGGTTATAAAGGACCCCAAGAAGACACCCATCATCAAAAA GAAAGAGATGGCTGCTGCCAAGACTCCAACTACAACACAGACTACAAAGCCATCACCTGCTAAAAACACAG GTGTTCTTATCTACTGTACAGATACTACTTCAAAGAagaataaagataaaaag TATTTCCAGGATTTGGGGAAGAAAGGTGTTGTGCAGATCTGTGGCCTTCCTGAAATTGGATACGTTGAAAGTGACCTCACTAAACTGGCAATACCATTTGGTTTTGCCACAGAACTCATCATCGTGCCCTCTCATAGAATG gCCTTCATGGAGCTGCCAGATATGCAGTCAGCAGAAGCTATGGTGAACATTTATAAGTCTATCCCTGTGAAGGTCAGGGACACTGAGCTGACCATTACACAGCTAAAAAAACCTTTTGATCTGCATGACCCG gagGCATTGTTCAAGCAGGTACTTGGACTGCAGAAACCTGTG GATGTGACTGGTCTGATGGAAAGGCTAGTGATCGTCTACAACATGCCAAATGGGCGCAGTGCAGCTACAGAAGTTCAGGTGTTAGTGAGGAAATTTGGCTCCATAAAGCAGTATGTTGCTCTGACTAACAAG ATTATTTTTGAAATGAAGACGCCCAACTTTGCCAAGGCAGTATTTTACCGTTTCAAGAAGTTTCCCTGCATCATTCAGAACCACCCCCTCACCTTCTCTCTGCATCCCAAAATTATTGTGAAAGAGGAG CTCATGAAGGATAAACAGATGAAAGCCGAAGCTAAAAG CATCAAAGCTGGAAACAAAGCTCCAGAAGGGACAAAGAAAGCTGCAGTCTCCTTAAAGGCGAAGCCAGCAGCTCAAGGAAAGCCACAGACAACACCTGCAGTCACCCACGGGACAGGAAAACCTGCCCAGCCCATTGCTGTGGCTTCTACTCCTCCGACTCCCACAGGTTCAGCAGCTGTCAAAAAAGCACCCACTGATGGTCAAACTGTAAACACTAGCACTCCTGCACTTGCTCTCACACCCCCCAGCTCCTCCGCTGCTGCCGCCGGAGCTGCAAAGGCCAGTGAGCCTGCTGTTAAGATGGAGACCACAGCATCCAGTCAGCCTGAAACTGATGGAAAGTCAGCAAGTCCTCAGCAGTCACCTCCCATTGAAACCCAGCTTTCAGTCCAGTCTGTGGACGCTTCTGCTTCTGAAACTATTGAGAGCAGCAAGTCGCTCCCTGACACAAACAAGAATCTGAAGGTGACAAGTGACGAGACGGCAGCCAACAAGGAAGTGTCCCAGATCCTTCCTGATGCTCGGTCCCCAACAGAAGATGCAAGCAAGCCACCTGCTTCTACTCAGTGTAAAGAAGACAGTGTATCATCAGCAGATCAAAGTAAACAAGTAGCCTGTGCCCAACAGCTAATAGATGGTTCAGAAAAGAAAGATCACAGCAGTCCAGCTGGCATCGGCCACACTGAAGTAAGTAGTGAGTCGCCTCCTGTTGAGGAAAATCTAACTTGTTCTGCTGCTGGCAAATCTGATGGAGAAATTGCAGAAGGCCCGAACAGTTCTACTGTTGTCAGTCTTATCAAGGAGGAAGCTAATAAGTCCTCGGATCAGATGCCTGTTTTTACCCCAATTCAGGAAAAAACTAATGAGGAAACTGCAAGAAATCTCGGTGATTCACTGAATAAGCCTACATCAGAAACTAATCGGAAGAGTCCAGAATCTAATGACCCATCTGTTTCAAGTAACCAAGCCAGAAAGGTTCAGATCATGACAGTAGACAGTCTGTTTCAGCCTGACAGTTCTAAAACAGTATGTGCAAATGACCCAGAAGCTTCTAGCAAATCTGCAGGTTCTGTAGTCTCTTGCAGCCAGAGTATAGAACTCAAAGAGCCTATGGTTAGCAGCTCCAGCATCCCTGTTTGTGACAAATCTGCCATTGCAGTCAATGCAGTCAGTGGACAGCCTGTTGAGACTCAGGATACCTCTGTTCCAGTAAAAACAGTCACAGAAACCAGCCCGGAGCCAGCGAAAGTTGTAGTCCCAATTGCACCACTTGGAAAACCCAACGCAGATAAGAACTCCTCGGACACTGTATCCAAGGACACTTCAACCAAGATGTCTGGGCCTTCTGTCACCACGGCAGCCTCCAGCGTAGCAGAGAAAGTCCCCACAGAGAGGCTGAGCCTACTACCGTCAACCCCCGCAGGGAACCCTGCCCAGGTGCGACGAGAGGGAGCCCTTGAACTGCTTGAGGACGTGGACACAAAGCCCCTGGACTTCCCTCCGGTGACTGAGGAGATTCTGAGAGCCCTGGAGGCGGCTGTTCACGAGTGCCGCATGCGCTCTTCCCTGAGGCGGGCCGAAAACAGTGGGGAGCAGCCATCTCAAGGAGGCGAAGAAAGCAAAACTTCTCGGGGCCGGGGGGGCAGCAAGGCAGCAGGCAGGAGGGACGAGCTGCCACCAGACCGAGAGTTGAGACGAAGGGGCAGAGGTCTGGGGGAGGAGGAGCTAGAGGTGGCCAGGCCCAGTACAGCAAGTAGGGGTAGCTGCGCAGGGGGTCGccggggcaggcaggccagcAGCCCCAGTTCGGTTTCCAGGCGAAGCAAGGAGCATGATGACAGGGAACGGAGGTCCTCAAGCAGCGAGGAGAGCAAGCAAAAG aGTTGTAACTCTGGTAGATCATCCAGGTCATCAAGGAGCAGTTTTAAAGCACAGGAAGAAAAGATG ACAGAGAAGACTGCTGATTCGGGTGACATAAGTGATGAAATGATGGGCATGTTCCCCTTTGATCTGGATGAGTTTGTCACTGTGGATGAGGTTGGGGATGAGGCAGACAGCCTCTCACAGGAGCAGGAACAGAAGCCCGAAAGCGAACCGTCTGTAGGAGAAGAGATGCCACCCCAGCACCACACGACGCCCGCCACGGAGCGTCCCGGCAAGCGCAAGAACACTGAGGATACAGCAGCCCTACCAGGCCTGCGCTCCAAGCAGCCGAGAACTGGAGTGACGGTAACGGGGTCACCAGCAGGCCGGTTGCAGAAGAAACCCACACTTCCAGCCCAGAAGCCACAGAAAAAAACGTCAGCTGTTAAACctaaacaacagaaaaaaggaGCTGGGAAAGCAGGAGCCCGCAAGACGCGTGCCAAAGCAGCCGCTGCGGCTGCTGTAGCTGAAACTGCCCTGGAATTGGAAGATGAAAATGATATGGGAGAGGACATTGAAGGCAAACTGGAGGAGAGCACCGGGAGTGTCCCCGAGGAGATGGAGGAAGGACAACAGACTGAAAGTGAGTCTTTGATGGCTTCAGTCCACATTCAGGAGGCAGAGCTGGGACCTTCTGTGCTGGCAGATGAACATAATTCAGTGGCAGAGGCAGAATTAACAAAATCTCTGAAAACAGAGGAAGCAAATCTGGTACCAGAGCTGCAGAAAGCTTCAACAGCAGATGAATCACAGGGTATATCTGTGGCTCCGTCTGGGGGAACTGAACTAAAGACTGCACCTTTCGCCTCTGCGGTAATAGAAGGCATCTCAAAAGTCCGAGAGCAGGAAGATTCCGTGCCTGATGGACAGGCAACCTCGAAAGATGAAGGGGCTGCAGCCGAGAGCCCGGGCTTGGCAACCGTGGCATCCATGGCGGCCGCTCTGGTGACGCTAGACGAAGTcagcgaggaggaggaggactaccctgatgatgatgaagaggaCCTGCTGTGTCAGGGCTTGGGAGGCGTCAGTGACCCGGAAGCGCTGGTGACCGTGGACGAGGTGGGAGGCGATGAGGACCCTTTCTTGCAGGCTGTGAGGGACCTGCAGGCCCTGGTCACACTTGATGAGAtcgtggaggaggaggaagaggagagggcGGGGAGCTGCAGAAGTGCTGACACTGAACCCTTCCCCTTCGGACTCCAGGATGAGTCTGGGGACGCCTTCCCTCCAGAG CATGCTCTGCTGACCCTGGATGAGACGCAGTGTGATGAAGAGGTGGAGGAAGACAATGAGAAGAGCCTAGACCAGCCTGAGGAAGTTCCACCCCCACCTTCAGACACAGCAGAGCCCAGTGAGCAGAAGGAGGAGCCTCcctgtgaggaggaggaggaggagggcctGGAGGAGTTGCGCAGGATGAACTTTGTTACTGTGGACGAGGTGGGAGAGGAAGAAGAACTGCCACCTCCTATGGAGGAACCACTCCCTGAAGAGGATGCCCCGCGCCCAGCCAAGCAGAAACCCGGCCGGCCCAAGAAGAGGGGTCGTCAATCCACTG GAACACCAGTGAGGAAGTCGGCGCGAGGCAGGCCACGAGCTGCCAAAGCAGCAAATGAGGAGAAGGAAGAGCTGCCCGAGAGCCAGGCGGAGGAGTCGGTTACCGAGCCTATGGACACTCCACACTGCCCCTCCGCACCCCAGGGTACGAGCATCTCCGTTTCACCTCTCCGAGACTCTGTCCAGCAGCCCAGTCCGACACCTTCAGCACAAGAGCCTGTCGCAGAGGCTGAGCACCCAGACATACAGACCGCGCCCTCGGAGACGGTGGCCGAGGTGGTCCAGGTGAAGGCGGAGCCCTCTGAGCCCATGGCAGTAAGCGGCGCTGGTAACGGCACACCAGCAAAGGACCTGCTTGTTACGAAGCCCGAGAACCCGACGAGTCCTTTGTTAAAACGGGAGCCTACAGATACCAACCAGTTCCCAGCAACCAGAGCAGCAGTCAAAG AAGAGACAAAACAGCGGAGGGTCACAGCTGAGACAGAGGAGCCTGAGGCCAAACGATCCCGTTCTGCCTCACCCTTTCTCACCAACTTCAAGATGCCCCCCTTCGACCCAGAAAGCCCCATTG GTTTGGAGTTTGTGGTCCCAAAGACCGGCTTCTTTTGCAAGCTTTGCTCTTTGTTCTATGGCAGCGAGGAGGCGGCCAAGAAAACCCACTGCAGCAGCCTGAAGCACTACCAGAACATGGAG AAATTTGTGCTGAAGCAGAAAGCACAGCAAGCTGCTGATTCAACGGAAGGATCAAGTAAAGGAGCCGCTTCCGTCTAA